The Streptomyces sp. TLI_105 DNA segment TGATCGGACCAGTGCGTCATCGGGGCGTCACCGACTGTGAGTTGGGCGGGGGTCGTGGGGATGTGGGGGGAGGTGCGGGCGTGGGGGCGCGGACCGGGGCAGGGGGGTGCGTGTGGGGGGCGCGGAGCGGTCAGCGGGCGTCGTCCGGGAGGAGGCGGGCCAGGGTGCGGACGGCCCGGTACTGGAGGGTCTTGATCGCGCCCTCGTTCTTGCCCATGACCCGGGCGGTCTCGGCGACCGAGAGGCCCTGCAGGAAGCGGAGCGTCACGCACTCCTGCTGCTGGGGGTTGAGACGGCGGACCGCGTCGAGCAGGGCGGCGTTCGACAGGGACTCCAGGACGGAGTCCTCGGGGCTGCGCTCGACCTCGTTGGCGTCGAGCATCTCGCCGGTGGTGACTTCCAGGCGGAAGCGGCTGGACTTGAAGTGGTCGGCGACCAGGTTCCGGGCGATGGTGACGAGCCAGGCGCCGAAGTCGCGGCCCTGCCAGGTGAAGGTGGAGATCCGGCGCAGGGCGCGCAGGAAGGTCTCGCTGGTGAGGTCCTCCGCCGTCGCCTTCCCGCCGACGCGGTAGTAGATGTAGCGGTAGACGGTGTCGCTGTACTGGTCGTACAGGCGGCCGAAGGCCTCGGCCTCGCCGGCCTGGGCGCGCTCGACCAGGTCCATCATGCGGGCGCTGTCGCTGTCCGCGGTGGGGCGGCGGGCGGGGGTCGAGGTTCCGGAGCGGGTGCCCCGTCTGCCCACGGCGGCGCCGCCGTCGGCCAGGGCATAGCAAGGTCCGGCGGGTGCCGGTGCGGCGAAGGCGAAGGCGGGGACAGGGCCGGCGTACGCGGTGGGGACGAAGCCGCGCAAGTGGTCGAGGACCGTTGCGCGCAGCGTAGCCAGGCCCGAGGTGTCAACCCCGACGTGTGGGTACACGGGACTCCCAGAGGCAGAGCTTCCATCACGTGCAGTGCGGGACCGTTCACCCGTCGTGGCGACGTGAGGGGTCCTTTGTGCGTCTGAGGAGAATAACGCTTCGTACAGGCAGCGCTACACCCAGTTGCTAAAATCACCGGTTACGACGTATCTGTTACTGCTTGTAGTCGCATCAAGTCGCGGTTCGTGACCGTTTGTTGATCGGTTTGCTTCCGAGTGTGACTGCGCGGGCGATGCGTTGTGCTCAAGTCCGGGACGCGTGAGTGAACGGGGCCGCTGCGGGGTAAGGGGGCGGGAATGCCCGGGAGTCGACCTGTGCGGTGCTGTTCGACCACGGACGGGTGAGCGCCCCTGGTCCGGGGTTGTCGCAGATGATCGCAGCCGAAACGTATCGGCAGAACGGCCGGGCGCGCCGGGAACGTGACCCCGCGGGAGCGGTCAGTGGCGGCGGCGGTGCAGGGCGACCGCGGCGGCGGTGCCGCCGGCCAGCGCGCCCAGGCCCGCGGCGGCGGGGATGCCGACCTTCGCGGCCTTCCGGCCGGTCCGGTAGTCGCGCAGCCGCCACTCCCGGTCCTTCGCGTGCTTGCGGAGCTTGGTGTCCGGGTTGATCGCGTACGGGTGCCCCACCAGCGACAGCATCGGGATGTCGTTGTGCGAGTCGCTGTACGCGGCGCAACGGCTCAGATCGAGGCCCTCGGCGGCGGCGAGAGCCCGTACCGCCTCGGCCTTGGCCGGTCCGTGCAGGGGCTCGCCGACCAGCTTGCCCGTGTAGACGCCGTCGATCGACTCGGCGACCGTGCCCAGCGCGCCGGTCAGGCCGAGCCGGCGGGCGATGATCGTGGCCGTCTCGACCGGGGCGGCCGTCACCAGCCAGACCTTCTGGCCCGCGTCCAGGTGCGCCTGGGCGAGGGAGCGGGTGCCGGGCCAGATGCGGTCGGCCATGTACTCGTCGTAGATCTCCTCGCCGATCGACATCAGCTCGGAGACGCGGTGGCCCTTGACGATGGACAGGGCACTGTCGCGGGCGTCCTGCATGTGCTCGGGGTCCTCGACGCCGGCGAGCCGGAACCAGGCCTGCTGCCAGGCGAAGCGCGCGAGTTCGCGGCGCTGGAAGAACTTCCGCTTGTACAGGCCGCGGCCGAAGTGGAAGATCGCGGCGCCCTGCATCACGGTGTTGTCGAGGTCGAAGAAGGCCGCGGCGCGGACGTCGCCGACGACCGGGAACTCGGGCTCGGCGGCCTCGGCTTCGGCGGCGGCGGCCTCCTCGCGCTCCTGTTCCAGCTGGAGCGAGGACTTGCGCGCCGCCTCGGCGGCGGCCTCGCCTGCCAGGACGCTGCGCGCGGTGGCGGAGCGCCTACGGGGGGTGAGCCATCCCAGAGCGGCCATGTCGTTGAGCATAGCCAGTCTGTTCGGTACTTCCCGACTTGTGAGGATGCCGGGGTGTGAACAGTCGGCGCCGACCGTGTTACCCGGGGCTTGCGGGCCCCGCAGAATGGGCGTCATGTTCGGACGTGGGAAGAAGAAGGACGCCGGATCGGGGAAGGACGCCGCCTCGCGCGTGGTGACCCTGATCGGCAAGCCGGGATGTCATCTCTGTGACGACGCCCGCGCGGTGATCGAGGCCGTCTGCGCGGAGACCGGAGCATCCTGGGAGGAGAAGGACATCACCCGGGACGAGGAGCTCCACCGGGCGTACTGGGAGCAGATCCCCGTCGTCCTGATCGACGGCGAGCAGCACACCTTCTGGCGCGTGGACGCCGGCCGGCTTCGGCGCGAACTGGGTGCGTGACCGGCGGACGGTTACCATCGTGGACGTTTTGTTGGGTTCCGGGGGCGGCATCGTGAGGAGAGTGTGCGGCTTTGCCCCCTTCGGGATCTCAACGCTCCGACGCGCTCCGCGGTTCCACGACGATACGAACCGGCCGCGTGACCCCGGTCACTTTGGGCGGACAAAACGGACACCATCTTTGTGCACGCGTTCACAAAGACATAGCCTGCATTCGACGGGGCGGTCTTGGGACATATGGCCGCCTGCAGCCCCGCTCATCCCGCAGGAGCACCGTGGCAACTGGCCGAACTCACCGACCGGCGACCCGTAGCCGAGGAATTCCCGAGGCCACCGTCGCCCGGCTTCCGCTGTATCTGCGCGCACTGACCGCGCTCTCGGAGCGTTCCGTACCCACGGTCTCCTCCGAGGAGCTCGCGGCGGCGGCGGGGGTCAACTCCGCGAAGCTGCGCAAGGACTTCAGCTACCTCGGCTCGTACGGCACCCGCGGTGTCGGCTACGACGTCGAGTACCTCGTCTACCAGATCTCCCGCGAGCTCGGCCTGACCCAGGACTGGCCCGTCGTGATCGTGGGCATCGGTAACCTCGGCGCCGCGCTCGCCGGCTACGGCGGCTTCGCCTCCCGCGGCTTCCGCGTCGCCGCGCTCATCGACGCCGACCCCGCCATGACCGGCAAGCCGGTCGCCGGGATCCCCGTCCAGCACAGCGACGACCTCGAGAAGATCATCAGCGAGGACGGCGTCTCCATCGGCGTCATCGCGACCCCGGCCGGCGTCGCCCAGCAGGTCTGCGACCGGCTCGTGGCCGCCGGAGTCACCTCCATCCTGAACTTCGCCCCGACCGTGCTCTCCGTGCCCGACGGCGTGGACGTGCGCAAGGTCGACCTCTCCATCGAGCTGCAGATCCTCGCCTTCCACGAGCAGCGCAAGGCCGGCGAGGAGACGAGCGCCGAGGAGGGCCCCGACACGGGCGCCGAGCCCGAGGCCGCCGCGCCCGTCGCGCCGCCGGCCCCCCGTGGCGCCACGGGCGACACCGGTCGCAAGGGACCCGACGGGGACGTCCCCGCGGTGATGCCGGCATGAGCCTCCTCGTCGTCGGACTGAGCCACCGCAGCGCCCCGGTCTCCATCCTGGAGCGGGCCTCGCTGTCGGCGGACACCCGGATCAAGCTGCTCCAGGACACCCTCGCCGCCGAACCGGCCACCGAGGGCGCCGTCCTGGCCACCTGCAACCGCATCGAGCTCTACGCCGACGTGGACAAGTTCCACGCCGGTGTCGCCGAGCTGTCCACGCTCCTCGCACAGCACAGCGGCGTCGGCCTGGACGAGCTCACTCCTTATCTCTATGTGCACTACGAGGACCGGGCCGTCCACCACCTCTTCTCGGTGGCCTGCGGGCTCGACTCCATGGTCGTCGGCGAGGGCCAGATCCTCGGCCAGATCAAGGACGCCCTCGCCCTCGGCCAGGACCTCCACACCGCCGGCCGGCTCCTCAACGACCTGTTCCAGCAGGCCCTGAGGGTCGGCAAGCGCGCCCACAGCGAGACCGGGATCGACCGGGCCGGACAGTCGCTCGTCACCTTCGGCCTGGAGCAGCTCGCCCAGGACACGGACGTCGAGACCTGGGCCAAGGGCAAGAAGGCCCTCGTCATCGGCGCCGGTTCGATGTCCTCGCTCGCCGCCGCCACGCTCGCGCGCTCCGGCGTCTCCGAGATCGTCATCGCCAACCGCACCCTGGCCCGCGCCGAGCGCCTCGCGCAGATCCTGACCGAGCCCGGGGGCACGGGGGTCGCCGCACACGCGGTCGAGATGGTTGCCGTCGGCGACGAACTGACACGTGCCGACGTCGTCGTCTCCTGCACCGGCGCCACCGGACTCGTCCTCACCGGCGAGGCCGTCGAGGACGCGGCGCGGGGACGCACGGCCCCGCTCTTCCTCCTCGACCTCGCCATGCCCCGCGACATCGACGCCGCCGCCCACCGTGTCCCCGGCGTCCGGCTCGTCGACATCGAGTCGCTCGCCGAGGCCTCCGCCGACGCGCCCATGGCCGCCGACGTCGACCAGGTGCGCGGCATCGTCTCCGACGAGGTCGCCGCCTTCGGCGCCGCCCAGCGCGCCGCCCACATCACCCCGACCGTGGTCGCCCTGCGCACCATGGCCGCCGACGTGGTGGCCAGCGAGGTCGCCCGCCTGGAAGGCCGCCTCCCCGGCCTCGACGACAAGCAGCGCGCCGAGATCACCCAGACCGTGCGCCGCGTCGTCGACAAGCTCCTGCACGCGCCGACCGTGCGGGTCAAGCAGCTGGCCAGCGAGCCCGGCGGCGCCGGGTACGCGGACGCGCTGCGGACACTCTTCGACCTCGACCCGGAGACGGTGGCTTCCGTCAGCCGGGCCGACCTGAATGACGCCGACGTCAAGAACCGAGGGCGAGTATGACCGAGAGGGCACTGAGGCTCGGGACCAGGCGCAGCAAGCTCGCCATGGCCCAGTCCGGGCACGTGGCCGACGCCGTCCGGCAGCTGACCGGCCGGCCCGTCGAGCTCGTGGAGATCACGACGTACGGGGACACCTCCCGGGAGCACCTCGCGCAGATCGGCGGCACCGGCGTCTTCGTCGCCGCCCTGCGCGACGCGCTGCTCGCCGGGGAGGTGGACTTCGCCGTGCACTCCCTGAAGGACCTGCCGACCGCCCAGCACCCCGACCTGGTGCTGGCCGCGATCCCGCGCCGCGAGGACCCGCGCGACGTGCTGATCGCCCGCGAGGGCCTGACGCTGGACCGGCTGCCCGCGGGCGCCCGGGTCGGCACCGGCTCCCCGCGGCGGATGGCACAGCTCCACGCCTACGCGCGGAGCCACGGGCTGGACATCACCTGCGTCCCCATCCGCGGCAACGTCGACACCCGCGTCGGCTACGTCCGCAAGGGCGAGCTGGACGCGGTCGTCCTGGCCGCGGCCGGACTCAACCGCATCGGCGGGACCGACGAGCTCCTCGACGGCCTGACCGCCGAGCCGCTGACCGTCGACACCGTCCTGCCCGCCCCCGGCCAGGGGGCCCTGGCCGTCGAATGCCTGGCGTCGAACACCGAACTCGTCGCCGCGCTCGCGCCGCTCGACGACCCGCACACGCGGGCCGCCGTGACCGCCGAGCGATCCCTGCTCGCCGCCCTGGAGGCCGGCTGCTCCGCACCCGTGGGTGCGCTGGCCGACCTGCTGGCCGACGACCCCGGTCACGGGCAGGTTGTCACCGAAATGCGCCTGCGCGGCGTCGTCGGCACCACCGACGGCTCGACGCTGGTGCAGCTGTCCACCACCGGACCCGTACCCACCTCGCACGACGAGGCCCTGGCGCTCGGACGCGAACTCGCGGACGAGATGCTCGCCAAGGGTGCGGCCGGTCTTATGGGGGAGCGAGCACTTTGAGCCCCACCAGCCCGACCACCAGCCCCCTGTCCCCGGCCCTCGCGGGCCATGGGCACGTCACGTTCCTCGGCGCAGGCCCGGGCGACCCCGGACTGCTGACCCTCAGGGCCGTCGAGGCCCTCGCGGGGGCGGACGTCCTGATCGCCGAGCCGGAGGTGCTCGAGGTCGTTCGCGGCCATGCGCGCGCGGGGGTGAGCACGCCTGAGCTGACGGTCGTTGACGAGGCGTCAACAACCGCCGGTGTCCCCGTGTTGAGGGATGCCGCCAATCTTGTCATGGAGGCCGCGCGGGGCGGCAGGCGGGTCGTCCGTGCGGTGACCGGCGACCCCGGCCTCGACGGGAACGCGGGCGCCGAGATGCTCGCCTGCGCCGCCGAGGGCATCCCCTTCGAGGTCGTGCCCGGCGTCGCCACGGCCGTCGGCGTGCCCGCGTACGCCGGTGTGCCGCTGCGCGACTCCCAGGGCACCGACGTGCGCTTCGTCGACGCCCGGACCGCCGACGAGCGGTGCTGGGCCGAGGTCGGTGCCTCGGACGGGACCGTCGTCGTGTCCACTTCCCTGGATTCGGTCGCCGCGGCTGCCGGAGAGCTGGTGGCGGCTGGCCGTAAGCCGGACACCCCGCTCACCGTCACCATCGCCGGCACGACCACCCGCCAGCGGACCTGGAACGCGACCCTCGGGACGATCGCCCAGGTCTTCAAGCAGGGCAAGGTCCTCCCCTCGCCCGAGGGACACCGGCCCGTCATAGCCGTGGTCGGCGAGCGCAGCGCCCCGGCGCAGCGGGACCAGCTGTCGTGGTTCGAGTCGAAGCCGCTCTTCGGGTGGCGGGTCCTCGTGCCGCGCACCAAGGAGCAGGCCGCGTCGCTCTCCGACCAGCTGCGCTCGTACGGCGCCGTGCCGCACGAGGTGCCGACGATCGCCGTCGAGCCGCCGCGCACCCCGCAGCAGATGGAGCGGGCGGTCAAGGGACTCGTCACCGGCCGGTACGAGTGGATCGCCTTCACCTCCGTCAACGCCGTCAAGGCCGTACGGGAGAAGTTCGAGGAGTACGGGCTCGACGCCCGCGCCTTCGCCGGCATCAAGGTCGCGGCGGTGGGCGAGCAGACCGCCGCGGCTCTGGTGGACTTCGGCGTGAAGCCGGACCTCGTGCCGTCCGGTGAGCAGTCCGCCGCGGGACTGTTGGAGGACTGGCCGCCGTACGACCCCGTCTTCGACCCGATCGACCGCGTCTTCCTGCCGCGCGCCGACATCGCGACCGAGACGCTCGTCGCGGGCCTGATCGAGCTCGGGTGGGAGGTCGACGACGTCACCGCCTACCGGACCGTACGGGCCTCGCCGCCGCCGGCGGACACGCGGGAGGCGATCAAGGGCGGCGGCTTCGACGCCGTGCTCTTCACGTCCTCCTCGACCGTGCGCAACCTCGTTGGCATCGCCGGCAAGCCGCACAACGTGACCGTGATCGCGTGCATCGGGCCCGCCACGGCCAAGACCGCCGAGGAGCACGGGCTCCGGGTCGACGTGCTCTCGCCCGAGCCGTCCGTCCACAAGCTCGCCGAGGCGCTCGCGGACTTCGGCCTCCGGCGCCGGGAGTCCGCGCTGGAGGCGGGGGATCCGGTGACGCGGCCGAGTGAGCGGCGGCCGGGGGCGCGGCGGCGTCGGACGACGTAGCACCTCGGGTGCGGGCCCGCTCCTGCGCGGACCCGCACCTCGATCCCTCCGGGGGCTGCCGCTCCTGGGCCCGCCTGTGCGGGCGCGCGGCCGCGGGGCGGTGCCCCCTGCCGTGTGGGGCCCGCGCTTGGTGGGGCGGTGCCCCTGTCCCCGCCCGTGTGGGCAATCGTCCCGCTGGGCGGGACGGGTGGGCACACGGGACGGCGCCTTTGCGGGCGCGCTCCGCCTTCTGGACCTGGACCCGCACCACGACTGCGGCGCACAGGCCGGTGCGGGTTCGGGCGCGGGAGCCTCTGGCGCCGGCAAGGGCGCCGTTCCGTTGTGCCCACCCGTTCCGCCCCGGCGGAACGCATGCCCACAACGGGGTGGGCGAAGGGGGTGGGCACCGTCCCGGCGGAACGGCTGCCCGCAACGGGGGGCGCGGGTCGTGAGGGGTGTATGCCCACAACGCGTCGGTAAGGGCACTGCGCGCACGGGCGTAGCCTCGGATTCATGAACTCGTACGGATCCTTTCCCGGGGCGCGCCCGCGGCGGCTGCGGACGACGCCCGCCATGCGCCGGATGGT contains these protein-coding regions:
- a CDS encoding ECF subfamily RNA polymerase sigma factor, BldN family, which gives rise to MYPHVGVDTSGLATLRATVLDHLRGFVPTAYAGPVPAFAFAAPAPAGPCYALADGGAAVGRRGTRSGTSTPARRPTADSDSARMMDLVERAQAGEAEAFGRLYDQYSDTVYRYIYYRVGGKATAEDLTSETFLRALRRISTFTWQGRDFGAWLVTIARNLVADHFKSSRFRLEVTTGEMLDANEVERSPEDSVLESLSNAALLDAVRRLNPQQQECVTLRFLQGLSVAETARVMGKNEGAIKTLQYRAVRTLARLLPDDAR
- a CDS encoding HAD family phosphatase, with the protein product MAALGWLTPRRRSATARSVLAGEAAAEAARKSSLQLEQEREEAAAAEAEAAEPEFPVVGDVRAAAFFDLDNTVMQGAAIFHFGRGLYKRKFFQRRELARFAWQQAWFRLAGVEDPEHMQDARDSALSIVKGHRVSELMSIGEEIYDEYMADRIWPGTRSLAQAHLDAGQKVWLVTAAPVETATIIARRLGLTGALGTVAESIDGVYTGKLVGEPLHGPAKAEAVRALAAAEGLDLSRCAAYSDSHNDIPMLSLVGHPYAINPDTKLRKHAKDREWRLRDYRTGRKAAKVGIPAAAGLGALAGGTAAAVALHRRRH
- a CDS encoding glutaredoxin family protein codes for the protein MGVMFGRGKKKDAGSGKDAASRVVTLIGKPGCHLCDDARAVIEAVCAETGASWEEKDITRDEELHRAYWEQIPVVLIDGEQHTFWRVDAGRLRRELGA
- a CDS encoding redox-sensing transcriptional repressor Rex, with protein sequence MATGRTHRPATRSRGIPEATVARLPLYLRALTALSERSVPTVSSEELAAAAGVNSAKLRKDFSYLGSYGTRGVGYDVEYLVYQISRELGLTQDWPVVIVGIGNLGAALAGYGGFASRGFRVAALIDADPAMTGKPVAGIPVQHSDDLEKIISEDGVSIGVIATPAGVAQQVCDRLVAAGVTSILNFAPTVLSVPDGVDVRKVDLSIELQILAFHEQRKAGEETSAEEGPDTGAEPEAAAPVAPPAPRGATGDTGRKGPDGDVPAVMPA
- a CDS encoding glutamyl-tRNA reductase gives rise to the protein MSLLVVGLSHRSAPVSILERASLSADTRIKLLQDTLAAEPATEGAVLATCNRIELYADVDKFHAGVAELSTLLAQHSGVGLDELTPYLYVHYEDRAVHHLFSVACGLDSMVVGEGQILGQIKDALALGQDLHTAGRLLNDLFQQALRVGKRAHSETGIDRAGQSLVTFGLEQLAQDTDVETWAKGKKALVIGAGSMSSLAAATLARSGVSEIVIANRTLARAERLAQILTEPGGTGVAAHAVEMVAVGDELTRADVVVSCTGATGLVLTGEAVEDAARGRTAPLFLLDLAMPRDIDAAAHRVPGVRLVDIESLAEASADAPMAADVDQVRGIVSDEVAAFGAAQRAAHITPTVVALRTMAADVVASEVARLEGRLPGLDDKQRAEITQTVRRVVDKLLHAPTVRVKQLASEPGGAGYADALRTLFDLDPETVASVSRADLNDADVKNRGRV
- the hemC gene encoding hydroxymethylbilane synthase — encoded protein: MTERALRLGTRRSKLAMAQSGHVADAVRQLTGRPVELVEITTYGDTSREHLAQIGGTGVFVAALRDALLAGEVDFAVHSLKDLPTAQHPDLVLAAIPRREDPRDVLIAREGLTLDRLPAGARVGTGSPRRMAQLHAYARSHGLDITCVPIRGNVDTRVGYVRKGELDAVVLAAAGLNRIGGTDELLDGLTAEPLTVDTVLPAPGQGALAVECLASNTELVAALAPLDDPHTRAAVTAERSLLAALEAGCSAPVGALADLLADDPGHGQVVTEMRLRGVVGTTDGSTLVQLSTTGPVPTSHDEALALGRELADEMLAKGAAGLMGERAL
- a CDS encoding uroporphyrinogen-III synthase — encoded protein: MSPTSPTTSPLSPALAGHGHVTFLGAGPGDPGLLTLRAVEALAGADVLIAEPEVLEVVRGHARAGVSTPELTVVDEASTTAGVPVLRDAANLVMEAARGGRRVVRAVTGDPGLDGNAGAEMLACAAEGIPFEVVPGVATAVGVPAYAGVPLRDSQGTDVRFVDARTADERCWAEVGASDGTVVVSTSLDSVAAAAGELVAAGRKPDTPLTVTIAGTTTRQRTWNATLGTIAQVFKQGKVLPSPEGHRPVIAVVGERSAPAQRDQLSWFESKPLFGWRVLVPRTKEQAASLSDQLRSYGAVPHEVPTIAVEPPRTPQQMERAVKGLVTGRYEWIAFTSVNAVKAVREKFEEYGLDARAFAGIKVAAVGEQTAAALVDFGVKPDLVPSGEQSAAGLLEDWPPYDPVFDPIDRVFLPRADIATETLVAGLIELGWEVDDVTAYRTVRASPPPADTREAIKGGGFDAVLFTSSSTVRNLVGIAGKPHNVTVIACIGPATAKTAEEHGLRVDVLSPEPSVHKLAEALADFGLRRRESALEAGDPVTRPSERRPGARRRRTT